Part of the Thermomicrobium sp. 4228-Ro genome is shown below.
CGTTAGCGCCTTCATCGCCCAGTACGCCAGCGACCCGGTGCCGGGGCTGCCGCTGCGCCTCGCGCTCCTGCCGCCGGGCGCACCCAACCGGCCCGGCTACCCGCTGCGACCGGCCTGGGTCACCGTGCACGAGACGGCGAACGAGGACCCGGGAGCCGGCGCCGAGGCGCACCGGCGCTTCGTCCACGCCGGGGGCGGTCCGGAGGGAGTGAGCTTCCACTTCGTCGTCGACGACCGCGAGGCGGTGCAGCTCCTCCCGACCACCGAGAACGGCTGGCACGCCGGGGACGGCGTCAACGGAACCGGCAACCGGGCCTCGATCGGGATCGAGCTCTGCGTGAACCGCGACGGCGACTGGTCGCGCACCCAGGAGCATGGGGCGCGCCTGGTGGCGGCGCTCTGCCGGGCCTTCGGGCTCGGGCCGGAGCGAGTGGTGCCCCACCAGTACTGGAGCGGGAAGACCTGCCCGCGCCGGCTGCTGGCCCAGGGGTTCGACGCGTTCCGCGAGCGAGTACGGGGTCTCCTCGGAGGGGGTGAGGCAGTGAGTCAGGAGGTCGTCGAGATCGGTCCGTTCGGTAAGCACGTGGGCCATGGATTTCTCGCTTTCTGGAGACAGCTCGAACGAATCGACCAGACGCTCCCGATCCGCGCTCTCGGGTGGCCGTTGACCGAAGAGTTCGACATCGACGGGATCGTCTACCAGGTCTTCGAGCGTGGCGTGCTCAAATGGGCTCGTGGCGAGCCCCAGCCGTGGGACGTGCACGTGGCTCCGTTCGAGGAGGCCGAGCGAGTCCGTGCAGTGGCTCGTGCGCGTGGGATCCTGGTTGTACCTGGCTCTCGTTGATGGGCAAGGTCACCTCCCTCAGTTACCCCGTACAGCAGTATTCGGTCGTCAGAATGGTCGTCAAAACGCGATCGCCCCGGTCGCAACCCGGGGCAATGTCCTCGAGGTGCGGAGGGAGCACGCTCGTATACGTATCGAGCGTGAGCGTGATCTGCGAGTGCCCGAGTAGCTCCTGCGCGACCTCCGAACTGCGCGTAACAATTTTTATACGCATGAGCAGATCAGGTGTATCGGCCACAACGTGAGCACGTTGTGATCAAAACGCCCTAACCCCACGCCCACGACCACCCTCTGGGATCGCTCCCGGAGGCTGTGACTCGCACACGAAGCACCTCCAGGGCCTGCCGCCGCTCGCTCTCGTCCATCCGTTGGAG
Proteins encoded:
- a CDS encoding N-acetylmuramoyl-L-alanine amidase family protein, with protein sequence MGAIDSRAAVVGVLPRISPERFTALLEAAGSPAAAEGNACWQAVAAEGVDPLFALAVFWHESRFGTAGVVAAHDLRNPGATRTSRTGVGEPVAVPGRGQFWRYPSWTEGFRDLARRLVDPDFVYRRQGAATVERIVPLWAPASDGNDPAAYAAAVSAFIAQYASDPVPGLPLRLALLPPGAPNRPGYPLRPAWVTVHETANEDPGAGAEAHRRFVHAGGGPEGVSFHFVVDDREAVQLLPTTENGWHAGDGVNGTGNRASIGIELCVNRDGDWSRTQEHGARLVAALCRAFGLGPERVVPHQYWSGKTCPRRLLAQGFDAFRERVRGLLGGGEAVSQEVVEIGPFGKHVGHGFLAFWRQLERIDQTLPIRALGWPLTEEFDIDGIVYQVFERGVLKWARGEPQPWDVHVAPFEEAERVRAVARARGILVVPGSR